A window from Thunnus albacares chromosome 19, fThuAlb1.1, whole genome shotgun sequence encodes these proteins:
- the sytl1 gene encoding synaptotagmin-like protein 1 isoform X2, producing MEGERVDSLDLSHLTEEEQSAILQVLQRDLELRQRDEGRVRILEQTETDATRLRSLTGAWFSEERSKRHRSCTSGCDLVHATICHRKTKGKVTDVSLTGLFNGETKETSHNNNTSPEAEKRLKESKDEESGGSQGSLKPTPATKIPVAQSLQHRSGSSSSKEYERRSNGHSEEPEEDFDGHNGDTDSLSSSLTEPASLRTSSSASSLHSSYTLSGSMMSLFSSGDFGVVEVRGRIQFSLVYDTQKEELQVKVHRCEDIAIARKNRSDPYVKTYLLPDKSSHSKKKTAVKKKTQNPVYDQTLRYKVRIGELRSRTLNLSVWHAEPLGRNVFLGEVEVALGLWDWTCTQPLWQDLQPRVHLNPESINNRGIVILSIKFIPEGFEGGGLPLTGELHIWLREAQGLLSNKGGTIDSFVRSYILPDASRQSGQKTRVVKRSISPTYNHTMVYDGFHTSDLREACAELTVWQREGLKMHVLGGVRLSCGTGLSYGEAVSWMDSTEEEVAVWTSMIENPNHWIDATLPIRTNLTHRSL from the exons ATGGAGGGGGAGCGGGTTGACTCTCTTGACCTGAGCCACCTGACAGAAGAGGAGCAGTCCGCCATCCTGCAGGTCTTACAGCGTGACTTGGAGTTGCGTCAACGTGATGAAGGACGTGTAAG GATCCTCgagcagacagagacagacgcAACGCGACTGCGCTCTCTGACGGGAGCATGGTTCAGCGAGGAGCGTAGCAAACGCCATCGCAGCTGCACGTCTGGCTGCGACCTCGTCCACGCCACCATATGCCACAGGAAGACAAAGGGCAAAG TAACAGATGTGTCTCTGACTGGACTGTTCAATGGAGAGACGAAGGAAACCtctcacaacaacaacacatctcCTGAGGCAGAGAAGAGACTGAAGGAGAGCAAGGATGAGGAGAGTGGAGG GAGTCAAGGAAGTTTGAAACCGACACCCGCAACAAAAATTCCTGTCGCACAG agtctgcagcataGAAGTGGTTCCTCCTCATCCAAAG AGTACGAAAGGAGAAGTAATGGCCACTCAGAGGAACCTGAG GAAGACTTTGACGGTCACAACGGGGACACTGACTCTCTGAGCAGCAGCCTGACAGAGCCAGCATCTCTGAGAACCAGCAGCTCTGCCAGCAGCCTTCATTCTAGCTACacg CTGAGTGGAAGCATGATGAGTCTATTCAGCTCGGGGGATTTCGGAGTGGTGGAGGTGAGGGGCCGCATCCAGTTCTCATTGGTCTATGACACGCAGAAGGAGGAACTGCAAGTCAAAGTGCATCGCTGCGAGGACATCGCCATAGCACGCAAGAACCGCTCGGACCC ATACGTTAAAACCTATCTCTTGCCGGATAAGTCGAGTCACAGCAAGAAGAAAActgcagtgaagaagaagacacaaaacCCAGTCTATGATCAGACACTCCGA TATAAGGTGCGTATCGGTGAGCTGCGGAGCCGGACCTTGAACTTGTCTGTGTGGCACGCTGAGCCCCTGGGGAGGAACGTGTTTCtgggggaggtggaggtggcTCTGGGCCTCTGGGACTGGACCTGCACACAGCCACTCTGGCAGGACCTGCAGCCACGG GTTCATTTAAATCCAGAGTCAATTAACAATCGTGGGATTGTCATACTCTCTATTAAGTTCATCCCAGAGGGATTCGAGG GTGGTGGTCTGCCTCTAACAGGAGAGCTCCACATCTGGCTTCGGGAAGCTCAAGGTCTCCTATCCAACAAAGGAGGCACTATAGACTCATTTGTTAGAAG CTACATACTCCCAGATGCCAGTCGACAGAGTGGTCAGAAGACGCGGGTGGTGAAGCGCTCCATCAGCCCCACCTACAACCACACCATGGTGTACGATGGCTTCCACACCAGCGACCTGAGAGAGGCCTGTGCTGAACTAACTGTCTGGCAACGCGAAGGGTTAAAGATGCACGTATTAGGAGGGGTTCGCCTTAGCTGTGGAACTG GTCTGAGTTACGGAGAGGCCGTCAGCTGGATGGACTCCACAGAAGAGGAGGTTGCAGTGTGGACCTCCATGATTGAAAACCCAAACCACTGGATCGACGCAACACTACCAATCAGAACTAACCTCACACACCGATCTCTCTAA
- the sytl1 gene encoding synaptotagmin-like protein 1 isoform X1 — MLCSQLSAASVRTDFAGRVHTVYSTHRPRHTHIHAYTHTHTHTHTALWTTFFQTFHRCNCRKLSRMEGERVDSLDLSHLTEEEQSAILQVLQRDLELRQRDEGRVRILEQTETDATRLRSLTGAWFSEERSKRHRSCTSGCDLVHATICHRKTKGKVTDVSLTGLFNGETKETSHNNNTSPEAEKRLKESKDEESGGSQGSLKPTPATKIPVAQSLQHRSGSSSSKEYERRSNGHSEEPEEDFDGHNGDTDSLSSSLTEPASLRTSSSASSLHSSYTLSGSMMSLFSSGDFGVVEVRGRIQFSLVYDTQKEELQVKVHRCEDIAIARKNRSDPYVKTYLLPDKSSHSKKKTAVKKKTQNPVYDQTLRYKVRIGELRSRTLNLSVWHAEPLGRNVFLGEVEVALGLWDWTCTQPLWQDLQPRVHLNPESINNRGIVILSIKFIPEGFEGGGLPLTGELHIWLREAQGLLSNKGGTIDSFVRSYILPDASRQSGQKTRVVKRSISPTYNHTMVYDGFHTSDLREACAELTVWQREGLKMHVLGGVRLSCGTGLSYGEAVSWMDSTEEEVAVWTSMIENPNHWIDATLPIRTNLTHRSL; from the exons ATGCTCTGCTCACAGCTGAGTGCAGCCTCTGTGCGGACTGACTTCGCAGGGCGTGTTCACACCGTTTACTCAACACACAGaccacgacacacacacatacacgcatacacacacacacacacacacacacacaccgcactCTGGACTACTTTTTTCCAAACTTTTCACAGATGCAACTGCCGGAAGCTGTCAA GGATGGAGGGGGAGCGGGTTGACTCTCTTGACCTGAGCCACCTGACAGAAGAGGAGCAGTCCGCCATCCTGCAGGTCTTACAGCGTGACTTGGAGTTGCGTCAACGTGATGAAGGACGTGTAAG GATCCTCgagcagacagagacagacgcAACGCGACTGCGCTCTCTGACGGGAGCATGGTTCAGCGAGGAGCGTAGCAAACGCCATCGCAGCTGCACGTCTGGCTGCGACCTCGTCCACGCCACCATATGCCACAGGAAGACAAAGGGCAAAG TAACAGATGTGTCTCTGACTGGACTGTTCAATGGAGAGACGAAGGAAACCtctcacaacaacaacacatctcCTGAGGCAGAGAAGAGACTGAAGGAGAGCAAGGATGAGGAGAGTGGAGG GAGTCAAGGAAGTTTGAAACCGACACCCGCAACAAAAATTCCTGTCGCACAG agtctgcagcataGAAGTGGTTCCTCCTCATCCAAAG AGTACGAAAGGAGAAGTAATGGCCACTCAGAGGAACCTGAG GAAGACTTTGACGGTCACAACGGGGACACTGACTCTCTGAGCAGCAGCCTGACAGAGCCAGCATCTCTGAGAACCAGCAGCTCTGCCAGCAGCCTTCATTCTAGCTACacg CTGAGTGGAAGCATGATGAGTCTATTCAGCTCGGGGGATTTCGGAGTGGTGGAGGTGAGGGGCCGCATCCAGTTCTCATTGGTCTATGACACGCAGAAGGAGGAACTGCAAGTCAAAGTGCATCGCTGCGAGGACATCGCCATAGCACGCAAGAACCGCTCGGACCC ATACGTTAAAACCTATCTCTTGCCGGATAAGTCGAGTCACAGCAAGAAGAAAActgcagtgaagaagaagacacaaaacCCAGTCTATGATCAGACACTCCGA TATAAGGTGCGTATCGGTGAGCTGCGGAGCCGGACCTTGAACTTGTCTGTGTGGCACGCTGAGCCCCTGGGGAGGAACGTGTTTCtgggggaggtggaggtggcTCTGGGCCTCTGGGACTGGACCTGCACACAGCCACTCTGGCAGGACCTGCAGCCACGG GTTCATTTAAATCCAGAGTCAATTAACAATCGTGGGATTGTCATACTCTCTATTAAGTTCATCCCAGAGGGATTCGAGG GTGGTGGTCTGCCTCTAACAGGAGAGCTCCACATCTGGCTTCGGGAAGCTCAAGGTCTCCTATCCAACAAAGGAGGCACTATAGACTCATTTGTTAGAAG CTACATACTCCCAGATGCCAGTCGACAGAGTGGTCAGAAGACGCGGGTGGTGAAGCGCTCCATCAGCCCCACCTACAACCACACCATGGTGTACGATGGCTTCCACACCAGCGACCTGAGAGAGGCCTGTGCTGAACTAACTGTCTGGCAACGCGAAGGGTTAAAGATGCACGTATTAGGAGGGGTTCGCCTTAGCTGTGGAACTG GTCTGAGTTACGGAGAGGCCGTCAGCTGGATGGACTCCACAGAAGAGGAGGTTGCAGTGTGGACCTCCATGATTGAAAACCCAAACCACTGGATCGACGCAACACTACCAATCAGAACTAACCTCACACACCGATCTCTCTAA
- the cd164l2 gene encoding CD164 sialomucin-like 2 protein, whose protein sequence is MQRLVLKVLCATLLLVAVVPSVYSQSDCSQAESCDLCVGDSMLNLTGCVWRLCPDGNDTGMCMNDEGNSADNAMNCSWTRVSELCTVVETVAEGGGEGDSGDGSNPKSTSEFSQAKFDMSSFIGGIILVLCLQAGGFFAMRFLKSKEQSSYDPIEQPQ, encoded by the exons ATGCAGCGGTTGGTTTTGAAGGTCCTCTGCGCCACACTGCTGCTTGTCGCAGTGGTGCCCTCTGTGTACTCACAGTCAG ATTGTTCTCAAGCCGAGTCATGTGACCTGTGTGTTGGAGACTCCATGCTCAACCTGACGGGCTGCGTCTGGAGGCTTTGTCCAGATG GTAATGATACAGGCATGTGTATGAATGACGAGGGCAACTCGGCAGACAACGCGATGAACTGTAGCTGGACCAGAGTGTCTGAACTGTGCACAG TTGTAGAGACTGTTGctgaaggaggaggtgaaggtgaCTCAG GTGATGGCAGCAACCCAAAATCGACCTCCGAGTTCTCCCAGGCCAAGTTTGACATGTCAAGCTTCATCGGAGGCATCATACTTGTGCTGTGCCTGCAGGCTGGCGGCTTCTTCGCCATGCGCTTCCTCAAATCCAAAGAGCAGAGCAGCTATGACCCCAT AGAGCAGCCACAATGA
- the gpr186 gene encoding G protein-coupled receptor 186: protein MILNTSDLGWDESSGMDPFFPLDQVDNSSPYEVPPLTVWGVALCVSGTLIATENAIVVTTILATPSLRAPVFLLLASLGLADLLAGVALILHFLFLFCVEPSDWSELVTSGLLVTSLTASLCSLMGVALDRYLSLSHALTYGSGQSRRRAAVLLLLVWVGACVIGAGPVMGWHCLDKPNSCSVARPLTRTYLSLLCGGFLVIVMVTLQLYAGICRVARRHAHAIATQRHFLPSNQSYASKHSSGRGFSRLILVLSVFVGCWMPFSLWGLLGDASSPPLYTYATLVPAAGSSLLNPILYSLRNKDIRKVLLQACCPHRCAHNAHIHYPVDV from the coding sequence ATGATCCTGAACACCTCTGACCTGGGCTGGGATGAGTCTTCTGGTATGGACCCCTTCTTCCCTCTGGACCAGGTGGATAACTCCTCTCCATATGAAGTCCCGCCCCTCACAGTGTGGGGCGTGGCCCTGTGTGTTTCAGGAACTCTCATCGCCACTGAAAATGCAATAGTTGTCACCACCATCTTGGCCACCCCTTCTCTGCGCGCCCCTGTTTTCCTGCTGCTCGCCAGCCTCGGATTGGCAGATCTCCTGGCAGGCGTGGCTTTGATCTTgcacttcctcttcctgttctgCGTGGAGCCCAGTGATTGGTCGGAATTAGTGACCTCAGGACTGCTAGTGACATCACTGACTGCCTCCCTCTGTAGCCTGATGGGTGTTGCCTTGGACCGATACCTGTCCTTAAGCCATGCCCTCACCTATGGCTCCGGCCAATCCCGTCGCCGCGCCGCTGTCCTCCTGCTGCTGGTCTGGGTGGGTGCATGTGTCATCGGGGCAGGACCAGTAATGGGATGGCACTGTCTAGACAAGCCAAATTCCTGTTCTGTAGCACGACCTCTGACTCGGACATACCTATCACTGCTGTGTGGTGGCTTCCTGGTGATTGTCATGGTGACCTTGCAATTGTATGCCGGGATCTGTCGTGTGGCAAGGCGGCACGCCCACGCCATTGCTACCCAGAGGCACTTCCttccctctaaccaatcatatGCAAGCAAACACAGCAGTGGGAGGGGCTTCTCTCGGTTGATCCTGGttctcagtgtgtttgtggGCTGCTGGATGCCTTTCTCCCTCTGGGGGCTGCTGGGTGATGCATCCAGCCCTCCTCTGTACACCTACGCCACCTTGGTGCCGGCGGCGGGCAGCTCCCTGCTGAACCCCATACTCTACAGTCTGAGAAACAAAGACATTCGCAAGGTTTTGCTCCAGGCCTGCTGCCCTCACAGATGCGCACACAACGCACACATACACTACCCTGTTGACGTGTAG